In a single window of the Leptospira sanjuanensis genome:
- a CDS encoding porin OmpL1: MFRKSLTVVFVAASILLSLNSISAKSYVFGSLGLQFDLAQLGGTITKDGLDSANYYDIASGGTGGNANAGVAPRRAVIPENRLQTLENTTAGLINVKANGAMSGLVFSAGYEKEFGKFYFARIAANYTRKYFGGDTEAKALGFKFYDITWDYNAIQIPINVGMKVTVSEDNAIYIGGGIHYFKGGWSLSGSSLSNLVHDAVMPLSPAVAGLISDGTNPAAIWEDVRFSVSGVAPNWIVGAQSRLTEKGFLYLEAETLYSYKLGTGHTQSAGGILGLSPSPAYPVVLGGTQYRVGYKHEL; the protein is encoded by the coding sequence ATGTTTCGAAAATCGCTTACGGTTGTATTTGTTGCCGCATCAATATTGCTTTCGTTGAATTCAATCAGCGCAAAGTCGTATGTATTCGGAAGTCTCGGTCTTCAGTTTGATCTTGCTCAATTGGGCGGAACGATTACGAAAGACGGTTTAGATTCGGCAAATTATTACGACATCGCTTCCGGTGGAACGGGTGGAAATGCGAATGCAGGAGTCGCACCCAGAAGGGCGGTAATTCCTGAAAATCGTCTGCAAACCCTGGAGAATACGACGGCCGGATTGATCAATGTGAAAGCGAACGGCGCTATGTCAGGTCTCGTTTTTTCGGCGGGCTATGAGAAGGAATTCGGGAAATTCTATTTTGCAAGGATTGCTGCAAATTATACGAGAAAATACTTCGGCGGGGACACGGAAGCGAAGGCATTAGGATTCAAATTTTATGATATTACTTGGGATTATAACGCGATTCAAATTCCGATCAACGTAGGGATGAAGGTTACCGTTTCGGAAGACAACGCAATTTACATCGGCGGCGGAATTCATTATTTTAAAGGCGGATGGAGTTTATCCGGTTCCAGTCTTTCCAATTTGGTGCACGATGCCGTGATGCCTTTGAGTCCCGCGGTTGCAGGTTTGATTTCCGACGGAACCAACCCCGCGGCGATTTGGGAAGATGTTCGTTTCAGCGTTTCCGGTGTCGCACCAAACTGGATCGTGGGAGCTCAATCCAGACTTACCGAAAAGGGGTTTCTCTACTTAGAAGCGGAAACACTTTATTCTTATAAGTTAGGCACGGGTCACACTCAATCTGCAGGGGGAATTCTCGGATTATCGCCGTCACCGGCGTATCCGGTTGTACTAGGCGGAACACAATACCGAGTCGGTTACAAACACGAACTCTAA
- a CDS encoding methyl-accepting chemotaxis protein yields the protein MTSKKESSRKTDEEIIASGPAYINWIRLGLILLYYSSIAIGWNRSNVVQNTLYLSGTTTMLLYFFYSLYKIKTTGTLSHTLSKVFILADVGALFCAMFGAAMDHPDYTSGMVKSSVLYGISYLYIIYAGLLLAPNFILVVGFSSALAHIVVVYTATQHGLVLTEEPKLANSLGHAATSEQITKILFIFACTFIVRILVKLFMRLRENSEFRQKELEDSHRLIAERSDKMRESARALKESSLNLKNFMNDFSTLVSDHASSFEEISSTMEEFQSQTENSSDNVKNQFSNIENLIGHSSNLKSIIERISQFNEVLDQSMDKVRKSGSMVTGFVEELAKSLSSLGDSFRSVGEVNRIMSEVADRTNLLSLNASIEAARAGEAGKGFAVVAQEVSKLAESSAGNADLISKIIRDSSNHVVTGQKSAETTAGHVKEQESLFQDLFGRFEEFSKMFEEQKRINAQFFSTLDRLRVLSSEIEIASSEQKTGLRGIVEAIASLQNSMETLVEKSENLSLIVRELETQSNSLTRIGDF from the coding sequence ATGACATCCAAGAAAGAATCCTCGCGAAAAACGGACGAGGAAATCATTGCCTCGGGCCCCGCTTACATCAACTGGATTCGGCTCGGATTGATTCTACTGTATTATTCTTCGATCGCGATCGGTTGGAACCGGAGCAACGTAGTTCAAAACACTTTGTATCTAAGTGGAACTACGACGATGCTCCTGTATTTCTTTTATAGTCTTTATAAAATTAAAACCACCGGAACTCTTTCCCATACCTTAAGTAAGGTGTTCATTTTGGCGGATGTCGGCGCTCTATTTTGTGCGATGTTCGGCGCTGCGATGGATCACCCTGATTATACGTCCGGAATGGTTAAAAGTTCCGTTCTATACGGAATCAGTTATCTTTACATCATTTATGCCGGTTTGCTACTTGCGCCTAACTTTATTCTTGTGGTCGGATTCTCGTCTGCGCTCGCCCATATTGTCGTCGTTTACACGGCCACACAACACGGTTTGGTTCTTACCGAGGAACCGAAACTTGCCAATTCTTTGGGGCACGCGGCGACCTCCGAACAAATCACTAAGATTTTGTTCATTTTTGCATGCACGTTTATCGTGAGAATTCTCGTGAAACTGTTTATGCGGCTTCGAGAAAACTCCGAATTTAGGCAAAAAGAATTGGAAGACTCTCATAGATTGATCGCCGAAAGAAGCGATAAAATGAGAGAATCCGCTCGCGCTCTAAAAGAATCTTCCTTAAACTTAAAGAACTTTATGAACGATTTTTCCACGTTGGTTTCGGATCATGCTTCTTCTTTCGAGGAGATCAGCTCGACGATGGAGGAATTTCAATCGCAAACGGAGAATTCTTCCGATAACGTAAAAAATCAGTTTAGCAATATTGAAAATTTGATCGGACATAGTAGCAATTTAAAATCGATCATCGAAAGGATTTCGCAGTTCAACGAAGTGCTCGATCAGAGTATGGATAAGGTCCGTAAGTCCGGTTCGATGGTGACCGGTTTCGTGGAAGAACTTGCCAAATCTTTATCTTCTTTAGGCGATTCTTTCCGTAGCGTGGGCGAAGTGAATCGGATCATGTCCGAGGTTGCGGATCGAACCAATCTTCTTTCATTAAATGCTTCGATCGAAGCCGCTCGTGCGGGAGAGGCCGGAAAGGGTTTTGCGGTAGTCGCTCAGGAAGTTTCCAAACTTGCGGAAAGCAGCGCTGGCAACGCGGATTTGATTTCCAAGATCATTCGCGATTCTTCCAATCACGTGGTTACGGGGCAAAAATCTGCGGAGACTACGGCGGGCCATGTAAAAGAACAGGAATCTTTATTTCAGGATTTGTTCGGCAGGTTTGAAGAATTTTCAAAGATGTTCGAAGAACAAAAGAGAATCAATGCTCAGTTTTTTTCCACCTTGGATCGACTGAGAGTTTTATCCTCCGAAATTGAGATCGCATCCTCCGAGCAAAAAACGGGTTTGAGAGGAATCGTGGAAGCGATCGCGAGTCTTCAGAATTCTATGGAAACTCTTGTTGAAAAAAGCGAGAATCTAAGCTTGATCGTGCGGGAACTGGAAACTCAATCGAATTCTTTAACACGAATCGGAGATTTCTGA
- a CDS encoding caspase family protein, with the protein MKSKLSAISVCLILFFATDAFAQKRYGLIFGSNYTGNKAGIPELNLCEADATYLNDEIRRVGNFDEVKIVLGKEVTKDNIEKEIKALAKKAGDNDTVLLYFSGHGAFQRDASAKNGMRNLIICYDRPHLPDDELNKYLEKVKSPKTVFIFDCCFSGGIAKKGKATRGSADVPIPEGSDGTVKQDSEDFFFQDKAIISSADDNQTAIEVGGSINHGIFTYNFGKALSTADLNKDNVVTALEAFFKSREETVQMAKKFQHEQVPQISGNASGIFLSGKKTPEPPKPVDPPKPPAPSVEPEPDPVKPNPTEPVVTPQEPPVVPTNERGDLVLKTTIIQDRAYGLSDLPPDILIFAKKKRKGNRNVKVYIDDQEFTSSVTATSSNFWGAVKRQGQLIPGNIYTITLSKVPAGVHKITIKADDYPEIQETFAVLPNKKNELPINVSMSGFGAIQGKVFYKTLDNPVINQPIFMPTISSVTGIQKLNTDSEGNFWFTNLKPGDYEIKASFAEDLNLNNSMINVREGDVTKVDVILNVKMPSTKTKY; encoded by the coding sequence TTGAAATCCAAGCTATCGGCAATCAGCGTCTGTTTGATTTTATTTTTTGCGACCGACGCTTTTGCACAAAAAAGATACGGGCTTATTTTCGGTTCCAATTATACCGGAAACAAAGCCGGAATTCCGGAACTCAATCTTTGTGAAGCGGACGCCACTTATTTAAACGACGAGATTCGGAGAGTGGGAAACTTCGACGAAGTGAAGATCGTTCTCGGTAAGGAAGTCACGAAAGATAATATAGAAAAAGAGATTAAGGCCTTAGCGAAGAAAGCCGGCGACAACGATACCGTTCTTCTTTACTTTTCCGGTCACGGAGCATTTCAAAGGGACGCATCCGCAAAGAACGGGATGAGAAACTTAATCATCTGCTACGATCGCCCGCATCTTCCGGACGACGAACTCAATAAGTATTTGGAAAAAGTTAAATCTCCGAAAACGGTCTTCATCTTCGACTGCTGTTTTTCAGGCGGTATCGCTAAGAAAGGAAAAGCGACTCGAGGTTCGGCGGACGTTCCGATTCCCGAGGGAAGCGACGGAACCGTGAAACAAGACTCGGAGGATTTTTTCTTTCAAGACAAAGCGATCATTTCATCAGCGGATGATAATCAAACCGCGATCGAAGTGGGCGGCAGCATCAATCACGGAATCTTTACGTATAACTTCGGTAAGGCGCTCAGCACGGCCGACTTGAATAAGGATAACGTGGTTACGGCCTTGGAAGCTTTTTTTAAATCCAGAGAAGAAACCGTTCAGATGGCAAAGAAGTTTCAGCACGAACAGGTACCGCAAATTTCCGGAAACGCATCCGGGATTTTTCTTTCTGGTAAAAAAACTCCAGAACCTCCTAAGCCAGTCGATCCTCCGAAACCTCCCGCGCCTTCCGTGGAACCGGAACCCGATCCGGTAAAACCGAATCCGACCGAACCCGTGGTAACACCGCAAGAACCTCCTGTCGTTCCTACGAACGAAAGAGGGGATTTGGTATTAAAGACGACGATCATTCAAGACCGTGCTTACGGACTTTCCGATCTTCCTCCCGATATTCTTATCTTTGCTAAAAAGAAAAGAAAAGGAAATAGGAACGTAAAGGTTTATATCGACGATCAAGAATTCACTTCTTCCGTTACGGCGACTTCTTCCAATTTTTGGGGAGCGGTGAAACGGCAAGGACAACTGATTCCGGGAAATATCTACACGATCACTTTGAGCAAGGTGCCCGCCGGCGTTCATAAAATTACGATCAAGGCCGACGATTATCCTGAGATTCAGGAAACGTTTGCGGTTCTTCCGAATAAAAAGAACGAACTTCCGATCAACGTTTCTATGAGCGGTTTCGGTGCGATTCAAGGAAAGGTTTTTTACAAAACATTGGATAACCCTGTAATCAACCAACCGATCTTTATGCCTACGATTTCCAGCGTAACCGGAATTCAAAAATTGAATACGGACAGCGAAGGAAATTTCTGGTTCACAAACCTCAAGCCGGGTGATTACGAAATCAAGGCTTCTTTTGCGGAGGATTTGAATCTCAACAATTCGATGATCAACGTGAGAGAAGGGGACGTGACGAAGGTGGACGTAATTCTAAACGTTAAGATGCCTTCGACCAAAACCAAATACTAA
- a CDS encoding OsmC family protein produces MSEHKIGIYWKKGPEEFKYDSYDRTHSIQYDGGQKLFGSSTVETFGKAEHANPEELLASSVCSCHFLTFLAVAAKSRYVVSEYQDHAIATLEKNAEGKMVVTKIDLYPKVTFEGEKIPDSEALADLHAKSHRNCFISNSIKSEVTIHPQ; encoded by the coding sequence ATGTCTGAACATAAAATCGGCATCTATTGGAAAAAAGGACCGGAAGAATTCAAATATGACTCGTATGACCGAACACATTCGATTCAATACGACGGCGGTCAGAAATTATTCGGATCTTCCACAGTAGAGACCTTCGGAAAAGCGGAGCACGCCAACCCGGAAGAATTGTTGGCGTCTTCCGTCTGCAGCTGTCATTTTTTAACCTTTCTTGCGGTTGCCGCAAAGAGCAGATATGTCGTGTCCGAATATCAGGACCACGCAATCGCCACATTGGAAAAGAACGCGGAAGGAAAGATGGTCGTAACGAAAATCGATCTTTATCCGAAGGTAACATTCGAAGGCGAAAAAATTCCCGATTCGGAGGCATTAGCGGATCTTCATGCGAAATCTCATCGGAATTGTTTTATTTCGAATTCGATCAAATCGGAAGTGACGATCCATCCTCAATGA
- the ilvC gene encoding ketol-acid reductoisomerase has translation MANIYYDADCDLNSLKGKTIAVIGYGSQGHAQAQNMKDSGLKVIIGLKEGSKSVQDAKNAGFEVYSVAEASQKADIIQILAPDTIQADLYKKDIEPNLKKGDALVFSHGFNIHYDFIQPPKDVDVYMVAPKGPGHLVRRVYTEGGGVPCLIAIYQDSTGEAKKRALAHAAGVGGGRAGILETSFREETETDLFGEQVVLCGGLSNLIMAGFETLTEAGYDPEIAYFECLHEVKLITDLIYEGGLARMRFSISDTAEYGDYVSGPRVIDAGVKQRMKEVLNDIQKDKGAKFANNWMAETKAGYPNFKNMREKNAAHPIESVGKKLRSMMKWLSK, from the coding sequence ATGGCAAATATCTATTACGACGCCGACTGTGATTTAAACTCGCTCAAAGGTAAGACCATAGCAGTGATCGGCTACGGAAGCCAGGGACATGCCCAGGCTCAAAACATGAAGGATTCCGGACTCAAAGTTATTATCGGTTTGAAAGAAGGATCCAAATCAGTTCAAGACGCTAAGAATGCGGGTTTCGAAGTGTACAGCGTCGCTGAGGCTTCTCAAAAAGCAGACATCATTCAAATTCTTGCACCCGATACGATTCAAGCGGATCTTTACAAAAAAGATATCGAACCGAATTTGAAAAAAGGCGACGCGCTCGTTTTTTCTCACGGGTTTAACATTCATTACGATTTCATCCAACCTCCGAAAGACGTGGACGTATATATGGTCGCTCCGAAAGGACCGGGTCATTTAGTTCGCCGAGTTTATACGGAAGGCGGCGGAGTTCCTTGTTTGATCGCGATTTATCAAGATTCCACCGGCGAGGCTAAGAAAAGAGCGTTGGCGCATGCGGCCGGAGTAGGCGGGGGACGCGCGGGAATTCTGGAAACTTCTTTCCGTGAAGAAACGGAAACCGATCTTTTCGGAGAACAAGTCGTTCTTTGCGGCGGTCTTTCCAACTTGATTATGGCGGGTTTTGAAACTCTGACCGAAGCAGGATACGATCCTGAAATCGCTTACTTCGAGTGTCTTCACGAAGTGAAACTCATCACCGATTTGATCTACGAAGGTGGATTGGCGAGAATGAGATTCTCCATTTCCGACACCGCAGAATACGGTGACTACGTTAGCGGACCTCGCGTGATCGACGCAGGCGTTAAACAAAGAATGAAGGAAGTTCTGAACGATATTCAAAAAGATAAGGGAGCAAAATTTGCAAACAATTGGATGGCCGAAACAAAAGCGGGATATCCTAACTTTAAGAATATGAGAGAGAAGAATGCGGCTCACCCGATCGAATCGGTCGGTAAAAAACTGAGAAGTATGATGAAGTGGTTGTCTAAGTAA
- a CDS encoding methyl-accepting chemotaxis protein, with product MQVIDNEIKQSDQEIIASGSIYINHIRLILVFLFYFSVIVNWKQNSSGQNASYLVGISTIFAYALYGYYKIKFRNGFTEIQSKVLLVADVLIFFSSMAVVAVDKPELSAGVVRNQVLTAIGFVYIICSTLLLSPNFIVLIGFISALTQSIVILLSGLNGLNFVIDPILSTSIGSASPSEQFLKILFMFTSSLILQFLVKLFLKLRDNSKIRQKKLEESYRFMNDRTQRMNESAQYLKSSSRNLKEFMNDFSALVSDHASSFEEISSTVEEFQSQTENSSDTVQKQFKQIASLLDHTDNLKSIIERISQFNEILDQSMDKVRKSGSMVTGFVEELAKSLSSLGDSFRSVGEVNRIMSEVADRTNLLSLNASIEAARAGEAGKGFAVVAQEVSKLAESSAGNADLISKIIRDSSNHVVTGRKSAETTASHVKEQDILFQDLFSRFNEFLKLFEQQRTINSQFFSSLDHLRSLSSEIELASSEQRIGLTGIVNAIASLQNSMESLTEKSENLANIILELDLQSNRLTKVDGE from the coding sequence ATGCAAGTTATCGACAATGAAATCAAACAATCCGACCAAGAGATTATCGCTTCCGGTTCGATCTATATCAACCATATACGATTGATTTTGGTTTTTCTTTTTTATTTTTCCGTCATCGTAAATTGGAAACAAAATAGTTCGGGACAAAACGCTTCTTATCTCGTAGGTATCAGCACCATATTCGCCTACGCGCTTTACGGTTATTATAAAATCAAATTTCGGAACGGTTTTACGGAAATTCAAAGCAAGGTTCTGCTTGTGGCCGACGTTCTTATTTTCTTTTCTTCTATGGCGGTTGTCGCGGTTGATAAGCCCGAACTTTCGGCGGGTGTCGTTCGCAATCAAGTTTTGACGGCGATCGGATTCGTATATATCATCTGTTCCACTCTTTTACTTTCGCCTAACTTTATCGTTTTGATCGGTTTTATTTCCGCTTTGACCCAATCGATCGTAATCTTGCTTTCGGGATTAAACGGACTTAACTTTGTGATCGATCCGATTCTTTCAACTTCGATCGGAAGCGCTTCTCCTTCGGAACAGTTTTTGAAGATCTTGTTTATGTTCACTTCTTCCCTGATTCTGCAATTTCTTGTAAAACTATTCTTAAAACTCAGGGACAATTCCAAGATCAGACAAAAGAAATTAGAAGAGTCATATCGATTTATGAACGATAGAACGCAAAGAATGAACGAGTCCGCTCAATATCTGAAAAGTTCCTCGCGAAATCTGAAGGAATTTATGAACGATTTTTCCGCGTTGGTTTCGGATCATGCTTCTTCTTTCGAGGAGATCAGCTCGACGGTCGAGGAATTCCAATCGCAAACGGAGAATTCTTCCGATACGGTCCAGAAACAGTTTAAACAAATTGCAAGTCTTTTGGATCATACGGATAATTTAAAATCGATCATCGAAAGAATTTCGCAGTTCAACGAAATACTCGATCAGAGTATGGATAAGGTCCGTAAGTCCGGTTCGATGGTGACCGGTTTCGTGGAAGAACTTGCCAAATCTTTATCTTCTTTAGGAGATTCTTTCCGAAGCGTGGGCGAAGTGAATCGGATCATGTCGGAGGTTGCGGATCGAACCAATCTTCTTTCTTTAAATGCTTCGATCGAAGCCGCTCGTGCGGGAGAGGCCGGAAAGGGTTTTGCGGTAGTCGCTCAGGAGGTTTCCAAACTTGCGGAAAGCAGCGCTGGCAACGCGGATTTGATTTCCAAGATCATTCGCGATTCTTCCAATCACGTGGTTACGGGTCGGAAGTCCGCGGAAACGACCGCCAGCCATGTGAAGGAACAGGATATTTTATTTCAGGATCTCTTTTCCAGGTTTAACGAGTTCTTAAAATTATTCGAACAACAGAGAACGATCAATTCTCAATTTTTTTCTTCACTGGACCATTTGCGGTCTTTGTCTTCCGAAATCGAACTTGCTTCTTCCGAACAAAGAATTGGTCTTACCGGAATCGTAAACGCGATCGCGAGTCTTCAGAATTCTATGGAATCGCTGACGGAAAAAAGCGAGAATCTTGCGAATATCATTCTCGAACTGGATCTCCAGTCGAATCGGTTGACCAAGGTCGACGGGGAATAG
- a CDS encoding MutS family DNA mismatch repair protein has translation MIPSLQIDRLQRRAEIVDRHQDRVSSLLSRLSLFRLSFFSAFAVWISVFYYLRSSYVYYLPSLILLLIFFVFVRRYKKTLLSRERIRLWSFVLNREIARIEIRGYGKKYGTKLSSETVSPLARDLDLFRENGLFPWLDTTFTRNAEQRLVSLLDPIDDLSDDFKRENVLLRQSIVKSISEKTFAIPKVLRLASYLRENQDAAPAVAKAELKLIRNDSDSKFWDQYPWLRKIYKPVTILVLAFIPANVLLGVPFPASVLFLNLILFGLYRSRSLEIFRQYYDLSGSIGGLQKILIYLKGLNVRDKNERTLLSETSKKELKSAYEDLDRILKRVALTEAPLLHLILNNLFLYDLWILQRISKWREKHSALLEHSIEDLTVFDSLFPFANLKRMFPDYCFPEILPEASNRGIAGKELFHPLLPSESRVSNPLEAIEEGNVVLITGSNMSGKTTYLRTIGVASILSLAGGPAPAKEFSLPVLKVHTSMRNEDNLEEGISFFYAEVRRLSEIVKKIKDGSKPHLVLLDEILKGTNTRERSLACKGILKELKKNRVVGLVTSHDLELAKVDGVVLKHFQEEILNGTMHFDYKIRDGLVETSNALRILIQEGMDLDFT, from the coding sequence ATGATACCCTCTCTTCAGATCGATCGGCTTCAACGTAGAGCTGAAATAGTAGACCGCCATCAGGATCGTGTCTCCTCGCTTTTATCCAGACTTTCCTTGTTTCGCTTAAGCTTCTTTTCCGCCTTTGCGGTTTGGATTTCCGTTTTCTATTATCTTCGTTCTTCGTATGTTTATTATCTTCCGTCTTTGATTCTTCTTTTGATCTTTTTCGTTTTTGTAAGGAGATACAAAAAGACTCTTTTATCCAGGGAAAGAATTCGACTTTGGAGTTTCGTATTGAACCGGGAAATCGCAAGAATCGAGATTCGCGGTTACGGTAAAAAATACGGAACGAAACTTTCTTCGGAAACGGTTTCTCCGTTGGCAAGAGATTTGGATTTGTTTCGGGAGAACGGACTTTTTCCGTGGCTCGATACGACATTCACTCGGAACGCGGAACAGAGATTGGTTTCGCTTTTGGATCCGATCGACGATCTTTCCGATGATTTTAAAAGGGAGAATGTTCTATTACGTCAATCGATCGTAAAATCGATTTCCGAAAAAACATTCGCGATTCCTAAAGTATTGAGACTGGCTTCGTATCTTCGGGAGAATCAGGATGCTGCGCCCGCAGTTGCCAAGGCGGAATTGAAACTGATACGGAACGATTCCGATTCGAAATTCTGGGATCAGTATCCTTGGCTCCGGAAAATTTATAAACCGGTTACGATTCTCGTGTTGGCTTTTATTCCTGCAAACGTCCTTTTAGGCGTTCCGTTTCCCGCATCGGTTCTTTTCCTCAATCTGATTTTATTCGGGTTGTATCGCTCCCGCTCCCTCGAAATTTTCAGGCAGTATTATGATCTTTCAGGAAGCATCGGAGGACTTCAGAAAATTCTAATTTATTTGAAAGGTCTGAACGTTCGCGACAAAAACGAGAGGACGCTTTTAAGTGAAACTTCAAAGAAAGAATTAAAATCCGCGTATGAGGATTTGGATCGGATTTTGAAACGGGTTGCTTTAACCGAAGCGCCTCTACTTCATTTGATTTTAAACAATCTGTTCTTATACGATCTTTGGATCCTGCAAAGAATTTCGAAATGGCGAGAAAAACATTCGGCTCTTTTGGAACATTCGATTGAGGATTTGACCGTATTCGATTCTCTCTTTCCTTTTGCGAATCTGAAGCGGATGTTTCCCGATTATTGTTTTCCGGAAATTCTTCCGGAAGCTTCCAACAGAGGAATAGCAGGTAAGGAACTTTTTCACCCTTTGCTTCCTTCCGAGTCGAGAGTTTCGAATCCTTTGGAAGCGATTGAAGAAGGAAATGTCGTTTTAATCACGGGCTCCAACATGTCCGGCAAAACGACTTATTTACGCACGATCGGTGTCGCCTCCATTCTTTCTTTGGCCGGAGGTCCGGCTCCTGCAAAAGAATTTTCGCTGCCCGTGTTGAAAGTTCATACAAGTATGAGAAACGAGGACAACCTGGAAGAAGGAATCTCTTTCTTTTATGCGGAAGTAAGAAGGCTTTCAGAGATCGTTAAAAAGATCAAAGACGGTAGCAAACCGCATCTTGTTTTACTCGATGAAATTTTGAAAGGAACCAATACGAGAGAACGTTCTCTTGCGTGCAAAGGAATCTTAAAGGAACTCAAAAAGAATCGAGTGGTCGGTTTGGTCACAAGCCACGATCTCGAACTTGCAAAAGTTGACGGTGTCGTATTAAAACATTTTCAAGAGGAAATCCTAAACGGAACCATGCACTTCGATTATAAGATTCGAGACGGGCTGGTGGAAACGAGCAATGCGCTTCGAATTTTGATTCAAGAAGGAATGGATCTGGATTTTACCTGA